Proteins from a single region of Macrobrachium nipponense isolate FS-2020 chromosome 11, ASM1510439v2, whole genome shotgun sequence:
- the LOC135221795 gene encoding monocarboxylate transporter 2-like, producing the protein MHPEREEEEPCSPSVQTASEKLELLPHSKSRAIVTKSPRVDGETDGDDDVKIPSTGIKNDADIDCKHSEASLSASDKGVRREEPKLSVKEPDAEEAEEDDRLPDGGWGWVVVFGASLILVLVDTMGQCFGIIFSTFLLHLETTTTMTAWIFNLFSFIWSMTGPPLGALINEFGWRPLTFVGSFLLTIATITSAFVSAAWVLFFTYSLLAGIGCGIISNISYMIVPHYFKKRRGLANGIIMAWDCGGQLIGPPLIGMLQDEYSFKGATLIVGGVILNSCIGAAVFHPVEWHKRPKTPKIHGTHNTAHLIKNPVEAIPRKKTPESIRTIMMRLVKSTVKDLGILKSLKAIIISIGVTVILNGYLNFLAFVPFAMQEAGYTLGEAAQCVSVSAICNMVTRVIVATLSDGKKFNFQISMMVGSMTISATMICFTLTEDLTTIKVIMGIWGCGVGTFMSIFNLTMVHYMGLENFTSMLGASMLCLAFGYLTIGPFAGYVKDASQSYSSCIWVLSGIVSVAFISWMFMPAAVAYDLRREQRKNEERLEIEEKGNMLSSEAI; encoded by the exons ATGCATCCAGAGCGCGAGGAAGAGGAACCTTGCAGCCCGAGTGTTCAGACAGCTTCCGAGAAATTAGAGCTTCTGCCTCATTCGAAGAGTCGTGCGATTGTTACTAAGAGTCCCAGAGTGGATGGTGAAACTGATGGTGACGATGACGTGAAAATTCCCTCGACAGGAATAAAAAATGACGCAGATATAGATTGCAAGCACAGCGAAGCAAGTTTGAGTGCGTCCGACAAAGGTGTCAGGAGAGAGGAGCCAAAATTGAGCGTAAAGGAACCAGACGCTGAAGAAGCGGAGGAAGACGACAGACTTCCAGATGGAGGATGGGGCTGGGTGGTCGTCTTTGGAGCTTCTCTTATCTTA GTCTTGGTTGATACGATGGGCCAATGTTTTGGTAtcattttttctacatttttattaCACCTGGAAACCACGACAACTATGACAGCTTGGATCTTCAACTTGTTTAGCTTCATCTGGAGTATGACCGGGCCTCCCCTGGGAGCACTCATCAACGAATTTGGTTGGAGACCGTTGACTTTCGTGGGCTCCTTTTTGCTCACCATTGCAACGATTACCTCAGCCTTTGTTTCTGCTGCCTGGGTCCTCTTTTTCACCTACTCTTTATTAGCTG GTATAGGATGTGGAATCATATCTAACATCAGTTACATGATTGTGCCTCACTACTTCAAGAAAAGGAGAGGTTTAGCTAATGGTATCATAATGGCGTGGGATTGTGGGGGACAGTTAATAGGGCCCCCTCTTATTGGGATGCTGCAGGACGAGTATAGCTTTAAAGGCGCCACCCTCATAGTTGGAGGGGTCATACTTAACTCGTGCATTGGTGCTGCTGTCTTCCACCCAGTCGAGTGGCACAAAAGACCCAAAACTCCAAAGATTCACGGAACACATAACACTGCACATTTGATCAAGAATCCAGTGGAAGCAATACCACGAAAGAAAACTCCTGAGAGTATCAGGACGATTATGATGCGGCTTGTGAAATCCACAGTAAAAGACCTTGGCATACTAAAGTCTTTGAAAGCCATCATCATCTCCATCGGCGTCACGGTTATTTTAAACGGTTACCTGAATTTCTTGGCTTTCGTACCATTTGCCATGCAGGAGGCTGGCTACACCCTCGGGGAAGCTGCTCAGTGTGTTTCGGTATCTGCCATTTGCAACATGGTGACCCGAGTAATTGTTGCAACGTTATCAGACggcaaaaagtttaattttcaaatCAGCATGATGGTTGGTAGTATGACCATCTCTGCAACTATGATTT GCTTCACTCTTACAGAGGATCTAACCACAATAAAGGTCATAATGGGGATTTGGGGCTGCGGTGTTGGCACCTTTATGAGTATTTTCAATCTCACTATGGTTCATTACATGGGGTTGGAGAACTTCACATCTATGTTGGGAGCCTCTATGCTGTGTCTCGCCTTCGGCTATCTTACAATCGGACCTTTTGCag GTTACGTTAAGGACGCCAGCCAGAGTTACTCCTCCTGCATCTGGGTTCTCTCCGGCATCGTCTCTGTGGCTTTCATTTCGTGGATGTTCATGCCGGCTGCTGTGGCCTACGACCTGAGACGCGAACAGAGGAAGAATGAAGAAAGGCTAGAAatagaagagaagggaaatatgCTCAGCTCTGAAGCGATatag